From the genome of Nicotiana tabacum cultivar K326 chromosome 17, ASM71507v2, whole genome shotgun sequence:
AGTGAAAAGTGAGGTCATAAAACTTTTTCAAAGTGCTGCAAGAGTATACAGGCGCAAAGAATTTGATCTATACATGTCAGATATAGCAAAAGTTGATAAGAAGACTTTTGACTACTTGATGGAAGAACCACCGGAAAGGTGGGCACGTTCTTGTAGTCCACGACGAAGAtatgacatgctcacaacaaacATAGTTGAGTCAATGAATTCTGTGCTATTAGAAGCAAGGGAGTTGCCTATATTAAGAATGATATATTTCATCCAAGTGAAGCTACAACATTGgttttatgaaagaagaaatgaagcagaAGGAACGTTTTATGACGTTTCTTGTTGGGTAGaagaggaattgaagaaaaagatagaTTTAGCTTTTACTTTAAATGTAAGTATTATGTTCTTACTTTAGCTTATTATTTTAATGATAATTTAACATAATGTACTAACTTATAGTTTTTCAACTTTGAAGGTCTTCCCTGTTGATTCATGGCGTTCTAGAGTTGAGGAAGAAGGAATTACTTTCTTGGTGGacttaaacaaaagaacatgtgattgtCTTCAGTTTCAATTTGATGAATTACCATGTATACATGCAATTGCAGCTATCGAGAAGAGAAACATCAAGAAGTCCAATTTCTGCTCGGACTGGTACTTAAAGGAATCTTGGCTGAAAACATATGAAAGACAAATACATCTTGTAGGACATACGGATTCTTGGATTGTACCAGAGAGTGTTAAGTCACAAATTATTAAACCTCCAGATTTCAAAGTCCTGCCAGATAGAAGGCAGAAGAAAGTGCATATTCTAGCTaccgaatcatcaaaaataacattcaaatgTGGTCGTTGCAGAAGAATTGGTCATAATAGAACATTTTGTATATATTCTCCGGCAGTCCATCCATTTTCAAGGAAGCATAGAGAATAATAGATATATCCACTTATGTTTATCTACTCTTTTAAGtttttgctataaattggattcaTTTAGATTATTTTTATTTGAGCAAGTAAACATTAGCAAATGGTTATATAAAAGATGTCCTGAATTTTCAAAGTTTCTTTGCACTTACGTgctctttatttctttttctttttctgggaGTTCAATTTACCTTTGTCGGACCAATTATTGTTTATGAGATTTTATTCTTGCCGTAAGTAAACAAGAAAGtccttttctttatataatttgaCGCCTGCAACTTGCtacatctttatttttaaaatgagatTGGTACAAGTAAAACTTAAGGACATAATCTTTTACAAGTCCTGAAAATTTCAAGTATGAAtctaatattaaggacataaatttctaaaatgtccttaacttctgg
Proteins encoded in this window:
- the LOC107770872 gene encoding uncharacterized protein LOC107770872 codes for the protein MISVSKDENNQIFPLAFGIAESENNNSYEWYFSELRNANGSRDNLFFLSDMHQSIAHAIAKVYPECHHGICIYHLEQNLKRRKVKSEVIKLFQSAARVYRRKEFDLYMSDIAKVDKKTFDYLMEEPPERWARSCSPRRRYDMLTTNIVESMNSVLLEARELPILRMIYFIQVKLQHWFYERRNEAEGTFYDVSCWVEEELKKKIDLAFTLNVFPVDSWRSRVEEEGITFLVDLNKRTCDCLQFQFDELPCIHAIAAIEKRNIKKSNFCSDWYLKESWLKTYERQIHLVGHTDSWIVPESVKSQIIKPPDFKVLPDRRQKKVHILATESSKITFKCGRCRRIGHNRTFCIYSPAVHPFSRKHRE